A region of the Gammaproteobacteria bacterium genome:
TTGGATGATGATCTATTTGAGTATTTCCGTAATGATTTAACAAGAGATCTTTTAAAGGAGTTGTTGTTAGAGAATCTTGAAGATCTATCGGTTCAGTTTCATCGCTGGTTACGCGCAATGGGTAAGGCAGAAAGGACAGCTAATAGTTATGTCAGCGCACTTAGGGGTACGATTTCAAATTGGGCTAATGAGGCTGATATATGTAATCAGAATCTAGTTGCTATTCAATCCTATTCAAAGATACATGTTGTAGCAGAACAACTAGCAGAATATAAGGTGTTTAAGGAAAGGAATGCGGTAGGTAATCAGATGTACAGTGCTGCATTGAATAGTTATAAAGATTTTTTGTCAGTTACTTGTCAAACGCAGGTGGCTGAAGATATACAAGATATTATTAGTGACTCATCAATAAATAGTACACAAAAAGCTGTATTGGTAAATACACGGGTAGGGCAAGGCAAGTTTAGAGAGAGTTTAATTAAATATTGGAAAGGCTGTGCGGTAACAGGTTATGCCACAACACAGTTTCTCGTGGCTTCTCATATCAAGCCCTGGCGAAAGGCAGATGATAATGAACGATTAGATCCATATAATGGTTTATTGTTATTGCCAAATATAGATAAGGCCTTTGATCTTGGTTATATCAGCTTTACAGAGAAGGGCAAGATAAAGACCTCTGAGTTTATTGAGGCACCAGA
Encoded here:
- a CDS encoding HNH endonuclease, yielding LDDDLFEYFRNDLTRDLLKELLLENLEDLSVQFHRWLRAMGKAERTANSYVSALRGTISNWANEADICNQNLVAIQSYSKIHVVAEQLAEYKVFKERNAVGNQMYSAALNSYKDFLSVTCQTQVAEDIQDIISDSSINSTQKAVLVNTRVGQGKFRESLIKYWKGCAVTGYATTQFLVASHIKPWRKADDNERLDPYNGLLLLPNIDKAFDLGYISFTEKGKIKTSEFIEAPEKLGLDEGMVVDLAKQHQDYLAYHRECVFEKSIN